Within the Miscanthus floridulus cultivar M001 chromosome 2, ASM1932011v1, whole genome shotgun sequence genome, the region CACCAAGGCCGCCGCGGCTTCCTTCCCTCGAACACATCCTAATCCTATCATCACACGAACCACCATTTACAAATGCAAAAACTTCTCGGTACGGGATACGATCATCCAGCTGAACTGAAATGCATGCGTTAACTTCACGAGCCTACTGATAAACAGGAGTATTTCTTGGCCATCATGCTTGTGATATCTGCATGCAGATCGTCGTCTTCTTGCTGCCCCCAGGCGCGGTGATCCCTCTGCACGACCACCCCGGGATGACGGTGTTCAGCAAGCTTCTCCTCGGCTCGCTGAACGTCACGTCGTACGACTGGGTCGACGCAGAAGACGGCCCTCCCGccgccgtcggcggcggcggcgatcgccGTAAGTTTAATTTCTTCTGTCTACCAGGCCTGATCAGTTGGTTGTGCTGTATATATACTGAGTTACTGACTGCCTAGCTACTGGCTGCATATGCCCGTAGTACTGAGGCTGGCGAAGCGGGTGGTGGACGCCGACCTGAGCGCGCCGTGCGACGCCCTGGTGCTGTTCCCCGAGTCCGGCGGGAACATGCACCGGTTCGCCGCCGCCACGGTGTGCGCGGTCCTCGACGTCCTCGGCCCGCCCTACTCCGGGGACCGGGACTGCACCTACTACCAGGACTTGCCATACCGCCATCATCATCGCGACGACGATGCAGGTAGTAATATAATGCAactacttcctgctgctgctcctACCTGATATCATCACAAACATCATAATCAATCTGAACTATAGAGATTTGAACCGATTCGctaacatgcatatatatagtacataTATTATAACCTCGGTTATTTATATGTATGCATCTTTCGAGCGCAGATGAGGCCGCCGGGGACGGCGACGTCGTCCCTGCTGCCACGGATGATGAGCAGAAGCCGCGTCTGGGGTGGCTGCTGGAGACGCGCAAGCCCAAGGAGCTGCAGATGTACGAGGTGCCGTATAGGGGCCCTCCGATCCTGTGGAAGAAGCGGCCTTCAGTTGACTCTTGGCAGCAGGGACCATGAGAGATACTAGTAGTTAGTGATGTACATATATGCAGCacagatgcatgcatgcatgtgtagcGTGTTCAAAACTGCAAAATGTCCCTCCGTGCAGCTAGCTGTTGGGAAGATGTGTGGCGTGTGCAAATGTCATGTCCGGGTCGACCGACAGCGGACGAGCTAATGGATACACGAGTGTACGTTTCAGAATTCAGAGTGCGTGTCCACCAGCACTCGTTTTCCTTTTATCGTTGATCCGGTTCATGGCGCAGTCCGTGGCCGGTCTCTATCGGTCCTCTCTGCACTGGATACCTCTTCTAAGGCTTTAGATGTGGTCATGAGAGGTGGTGGCGGCCGGATTTGAGGGAATAATGTCGCTGATCGACATGCATAATTCTGTCTATGTCGATAACGGTGGGCGGTGGCAGACATgagacatgcatgcatggacgAGGCATAAGCAAATCTAAGGATAAAGACTATGCCCTATTACATTGAACCATGCTCGCAACGCTGAAGTCCTCCGAAGGCCGAACAGTTAAAGGAACCAACTCTGATGTATCCGTTTTCCACTCTGAATTGTACAAGTGAAGAGCGTCGACATATATATTCCACGCTAGATAGCGAAATGTGTATTCGTACGCAAACGACGCtcttcactatatatatatatatatatatatatatatatatatatatatatatatatatagggagaggctattcagtagccagctacagaataagttattctgtagccacctccatttaccataattttatatactaatttacgataatgtcaatatatatttactatagttgggttactataacacatagggatatttaccataacgttatagtaaaccacttagtaaggagttactataatctcataaattaacatagtaattatagtaactcaaggtggctacagaataggttattttgtagccagctatagagtagttgttctatatatatatatatatatatatatatatatatatatatatatatatatatatatatatatatatatatatatatatatatatatatatatatatatattttacgagattatagtaactccttactaagtggtttaatataacgttatggtaaatatccccatgtgttatagtaacccaactatcgtaaatatgtatttatattatggtaaattagtatataaaattatagtaaatggaggtggctacagaataacttattttgtagccggctactgaatagcctctccatatatatatatatatatatatatatatatatatatatatatatatatatatatatatatatatatatatatatatatatatatagaactactactctacatctggctatagaataacttattctgtagccacttt harbors:
- the LOC136538542 gene encoding plant cysteine oxidase 2-like translates to MKTTVEGNGGAPPATVKRRRRDAPGRRRSGGVSVRRRVQVDTTTAPAPLQRLLAACRRAFGGPGTVPAHDDVALIRDILDKMGAEDVHLRAVTKAAAASFPRTHPNPIITRTTIYKCKNFSIVVFLLPPGAVIPLHDHPGMTVFSKLLLGSLNVTSYDWVDAEDGPPAAVGGGGDRLLRLAKRVVDADLSAPCDALVLFPESGGNMHRFAAATVCAVLDVLGPPYSGDRDCTYYQDLPYRHHHRDDDADEAAGDGDVVPAATDDEQKPRLGWLLETRKPKELQMYEVPYRGPPILWKKRPSVDSWQQGP